The Thermoplasma sp. Kam2015 sequence TCGAGAGCATGAATATGAGACCGTAGTCTATGGATTCTATCTCCCTGACCGAAGACGGGTTGACCGGCCCCTGCCCTATGTGCGAGAGGAAGAAAACCGTGAGTACATCGAAGAAGATCGAAAACATCATAGACCATACAAGTATCCTTCTGTCAATTACCATTGTCCTCAGCAGATATTTCAGGAACTTCATGGGTAGTCAATGCAAATCCGTAATTAAATGCACAGCAAAAGTACAGAAACTGAACAATATGACGCTGTTATATGTGAATGATGGATGCACTGTTATGATAGAAGCCAGGAAATTTACCGTAAGATCATTCAGAAAGAATATAGTAGGCCCGCTCGATTTCACGTTCCAGAACAAGACGATAATACTCGGATCCAACGGCAGTGGGAAAACCAGCATAGTCAAGGCGATATGTGGGCTTTATCCATACGCAGGCAGTCTTAAGGTAAACGGGAATGAGGTGTCCAGCATAAAGGCCAGCGGCATGGTCGCGGCGAACATACCGGAAATATACTCCATTGCTGGCCGTGTGTACGACATCGCTGAGATCTTTTCCGAGATAGGCGGCCTCGATCTCGCTGCATTCATGGATTTCCTTGACGACATGAACCTGAAAAAGATAGCAGAGAAACCATTCGGAAGCCTTTCTACAGGGGAGATGAAGATCGCCATGGCTGCGATGAGCTTCTCCAGAAAACCTTCAGTGCTGATCATGGACGAGCCGTTCGAGAACCTGGACGGAAGACGCAGGGCGATCATGATCGACAGGATGCTGAATTATGAGGGCGATGTTGTCATCGTCACGCATGAGATTGAGGTTCTGAAACATTTTGGCGGATATTCCGTCCACTTCCTCATGGATGGGATGATGCAGGGGCCTGTGGAATCATCCGCACTTTCAAGATCGAAGATCGTTAGAGGAGAAGCTTCTGGATCCATAGCCACGCTCATAATGGGCGGCGAACGATACTCCATAGTTGAGGGTGGAGAGCCAGGAGAAGGGATACTTTCAGCTGGAACGGTTGACAGGATATACGGTGCCTGATCGAACGTTCACTTCAATGGGCTATTCGATGACAGATCGCTTATAATTCAATGGGCCTCCAAACCCGATAATCATTGCATGATACACCCGACGGATCGAAAGAATGATATCAGATTCATGATAAATTATCATGATATATACTTAGAAATCATATCCTAGCTGTTCATATGAAGACGGAGATACTGAAGATTGAAAGCGAAGCGCTGAAGGACAACTTTCTCAACGATCCCCATGAAAGGGAGGTGCTGGTATACACGCCGGATAACGTTGAAGACGGCTATCCCCTGATGATAGAACTTGCGGGGACGAACTGGAAACCGAGGACGCACAACAAATTTTCCGCAATCATGGAGAAGCTATTCAGCCAGGGCCTGAAAGCTGTTGTGATAAACCCAAATTTTTCAACGAAGTACAACATAAACCAGTACATAAACTCCCCCGCGGTCGGAAACTATGAGGATTTTATAGTAAAGGAGCTGATACCGTTCTTCAGGGAGCGATACAGGACCGATCGCACGATTCTTTTCGGAAAATCCTCCGGTGGATTCGGTTCTTACACCATTGCAGTGAGGCATCCGGACGTCATCGATGGATTTGCGGACCACTTCGGAGACAGCTGCTTCTACTATCTGTATGCGGATGATCTGGCATGCACATTCAAGGCTGTCGAATCAAAGGGAAGGATGGATCTTCTGAAGGAACTCACCTCCAGGCGGCCGAGCGATGAGGAGATGAGGATACTGAACGTTTTCGGCAGCTCGGCGTTCTACTCGCCTGATATGGATAATGAATCGGGATTCGATCTTCCGT is a genomic window containing:
- a CDS encoding ATP-binding cassette domain-containing protein; translation: MIEARKFTVRSFRKNIVGPLDFTFQNKTIILGSNGSGKTSIVKAICGLYPYAGSLKVNGNEVSSIKASGMVAANIPEIYSIAGRVYDIAEIFSEIGGLDLAAFMDFLDDMNLKKIAEKPFGSLSTGEMKIAMAAMSFSRKPSVLIMDEPFENLDGRRRAIMIDRMLNYEGDVVIVTHEIEVLKHFGGYSVHFLMDGMMQGPVESSALSRSKIVRGEASGSIATLIMGGERYSIVEGGEPGEGILSAGTVDRIYGA
- a CDS encoding alpha/beta hydrolase family protein, translating into MKTEILKIESEALKDNFLNDPHEREVLVYTPDNVEDGYPLMIELAGTNWKPRTHNKFSAIMEKLFSQGLKAVVINPNFSTKYNINQYINSPAVGNYEDFIVKELIPFFRERYRTDRTILFGKSSGGFGSYTIAVRHPDVIDGFADHFGDSCFYYLYADDLACTFKAVESKGRMDLLKELTSRRPSDEEMRILNVFGSSAFYSPDMDNESGFDLPFDEETGEIIDDVWRRWVEFDPAKNVLRHLDSLRKMKAIYIDVGKNDEYRLYIGSRSLHKKLAKNGIDHHYEEFDGGHFGNSERYLTSIPYIYERLKES